The Ruania halotolerans genome contains the following window.
GGTGCTCGACGCCCCGGTGACCTCGACGGCGATGTCATGTGAGGCACCCTCGGCGTCGGCGACCAACTGCCTGGCCAGATCGGCACACGCTGCCGTCAACGCCTCGGCCAGCTCGTCCTCGCTCGGCGTCACGCCACTGGCACCGGAGGCGAGCAGCGCCACCGTGTCCGAGGTGGACATGCAGCCGTCGGAGTCCACCCGGTCGAAGGTGACCGAGGTGGCCGCGTGCAGCGCGCGTTGTGCGATCGCCGGATCGACTACGGCGTCAGTGGTGATGACGCTGAGCATCGTGGCCATCGCGGGGGCAAGCATCCCGGCCCCTTTGGCCATCCCGCCCACGCTCCACCCGTCGCGGACCACGTGGGTGGTCTTGGGGACCGTATCGGTGGTCATGATGGCGCGGGCGGCGTCCGGCCCCCCGTTCGCCGTGAGGGCGGCTGCGGCAGCGTCCACGCCCGGCAGCAGCTTGTCCATCGGGAGCCGCTCACCGATGAGACCGGTGGAGCAGACCAGCACATCGGCGGCGGAGACACCGAGAGCCTTCGCGGCGCGTTCGGCGCTGTGGTGGGTGTCGGCGAACCCTGCAGGCCCGGTGCACACGTTCGCACCACCCGAGTTGAGCAGCACGGCTTCGACCACACCGTCGGAGACGACCTGGCGCGACCACAGCACAGGCGCGCCCACCACACGGTTCGTGGTGAACACCGCCGCACCGACCTTGGCAGGTCCGTCATTGACGACGAGGGCCACATCCGGGCTGCCGGAGGACTTGAGCCCGGCCGTGACACCCGCGGCACGGAACCCGGCGGGGCTGGTGACACCGTGGGGGTTCCTCGCGGTCACGGAGTTTGTCGCCGCGCCCGACTCCGGTACCTCACTGCGGTACACCTCGTCCCTCGGCGTCCCTTCGTGGGGGTTCCTCGCGGTCACGGTGCCACTCCTTCAGTGGTCAGGCCCATCGCTTCGGGCAAGCCGAGAGCGAGGTTCATGGACTGGACGGCCCCGCCGGCGGTGCCCTTGACGAGGTTGTCGATGGCACAGATGGTCACCACCCTGCCTGCTCGCTCGTCGACGGCGACCTGCACCAGGGCGGTGTTCGCCCCCGCGGTGGCGGCCGTCGTCGGCCACTGCCCCTCCGGGAGGAGCTGAACGAAGGTCTCCCCGGCATAGGCCCGCTCCCAGGCGGCACGCACCTGGGCGGGCGTGGCGCCCGGGGCGAGGGGCGCCGTCGTGGTGGCGAGGATTCCGCGGGACATCGGGACCAGCACGGGAGTAAAGGAGAGACCCACCTGACTCGCACCAGCCAGACGGAGGTTCTGCTCGATCTCCGGGACGTGCCGATGCGTGCCGCCGACGGCGTAGGGCGCGGCCGAGCCGATCCCTTCTGCGGCCGTCAGGTGCGCCTTCATCGCCTTCCCGGCGCCCGAATAGCCGACCGAGAGGACGGCCACCACATCGCTGACATCGATCACGCCGGCGGCAACGCCCGGCTGAATGCCGAGTGTGACGGCGGTGACGTTACATCCCGGGACCGCCACGTGCGTTGCGGTGGCCAGCGCCTGCCGTTGCCGGGCCGGGCCGGTCTCGCCGGCGTGCAGGAGCTCGGGCATCCCGTAGGGCCAGCTTCCCACATGGTCACTTCCGTAGAAGGCCTTCCAGTCGGCGGCGTCGGTGAGGCGGTGATCTGCACCGAGATCGAGGATGAGGGCGTCCGAGCCGGCCTCTTCGAGCTCCGCAGCGATGGCTCCCGAGGCACCGTGCGGGAGACCGAGGACGACCACGTCGTGGCCGAGCAAGCGCTCGGCGGTGGTGGGCATGAAGGTCCGCTCGGCGACCGCACGCAGATGCGGATGGTGGGAACCGACCGGCTCACCGGCGTTCGAGTGCGCAGTGAGCGCGCCGATCTCCACCTCGGGGTGCGCGAGAAGCAGGCGGAGCGTCTCGCCGCCCGCGTACCCGCTGGCACCCGCGATCGCGACAGATACAGTCATATGAATAACTATACATGGAGCAGTGACGGCAAGCGCAACTGGACGCTCGATGTGCGGAAGAATGCTCGGCATGAACGAACGCAGCACCACCATCGTGCAGGGCTCCGAGATCGCCGACTATCCCGAGATCCCGCCGCAGGCTCGGCGTGGCCGCGCGCTGCGCGTGACCGAGATCGGCGAGGATGTGCTGCACCGCCGCTGCCGGGACGTGACTGACTTCGGCACCGACGAACTGACCACCCTGGTGGACGACATGTTCGCCACCATGCTGGTGGCCGAAGGCGTGGGCCTGGCCGCGAATCAGGTGGATGTGGATCTGCGTCTGTTCGTGTACGACCTCACGGACTCCGACGGCGTTCGGTACGTGGGTCATGTGGCCAACCCTGACGTGGAGGTACTCGACCTCGAGACGGAGGAGAACGAAGAGGGGTGCCTCTCGGTCCCGGGTCCGGGCGCCGATCTGTTCCGTGCCCTCCACGTGCGCCTGCGCGGGGTGGACATCGCCGGTGCACCCGTGGAGATGACGGCACATGGCTATCTGGCACGATGCTTCCAGCACGAGACCGACCACCTCAATGGTCGGTTGTACGTGGACCTGCTCAGCAAACGGGTGCGCAAGCGGGTGCTGCGGGACATGGAGGATATGCGCGAGGAGGTGCTCGACCGCCGGGACGAGGTCAGTGCCGTCCACGGCAAGGAACCGGCGATCTACTCCGGCCGCTGACCGAGGCCGCGCTCGGCCGCCCAGATCGCCAGTTCGACTCGATTCCGGGCGTCCAGCTTGGCCATCAGGCTCGCGATGTGGGTCTTCACCGTGCTCAGCGAGATATGCAGTTGGCCGGCAATCTCGGTATTGCCCAGACCGCGGGCAACGGCGGCCAGCACATCGTCCTCACGTGCGGTGAGCGGTGCTGTCGGAGCGTTCGCCGTGCTCGGCGACGGCGTACCGGTAGGCGGCCCGGCGAACCTGGAAATCAGGCGGACCGTCACAGCGGGATCGATGAGCGCATCACCCCGGGCCGCGGCATGGACCGCCTCGTTCAGCATCGCGGGGCCAGCATTCTTGAGCAGGAACCCGCGCGCACCATGGCGCAGCGCGGCGTAGACGTACTCATCGAGATCGAAGGTGGTGATGACCACGACCGGGATCGGGTCGACGACACCTGCCGCCGCCAACTCACGGGTGACCTGCAGGCCATCGGCTCGGGGCATGCGGATGTCCACCAAGCACACGTCCGGGTGTAGCTCGCGTGCCAGGGTCACGGCCTGGACACCGTCCTCGGCCTCGGCAATCACCTCGATTCCGGGCTGGGCGTCGAGGATCATGCGCAGCCCAGTGCGGACGATCTCCTGGTCGTCGGCCACCAGCACGCGTATGCTCATTCCGGCGATCCTGTCAGCGGGAGGGCGGCCGTGACGATCCAGCCGCCGGTCTGACCGGGACCTGCAATGCACCGACCGCCGAGCAGGGCGGCACGTTCGGTCATCCCGGCGATGCCGTAGCCCCGTGACGGCGGATCGTGGGTCAGCCGGCCGTCGTCGCTGATCTCCAGGTGCACCGCGAGAGCATCAATACGCAGCGTCAGCAGGGCTCGAGTCGCGCCCTGGGCGTGGCGGCGAATGTTCGTCAGAGCTTCTTGGGCGATGCGGTAGGTAGCGGCGCCTACGTGCGGTGAAACCGCCGCCTCGTTCCCGGTGATCGTGACCTCGACCGGCACGGTGGTGCCCGACCGAGCGAGCGTGCTCAGATCGGCGATTCCTGGTAGCGGCGCGAGCTCTGGTTCGTCCTCGCGGCGCAGGATCCGCACGATCGAGCGCATCTCGTCGAGAGCGCGGGACGCTTCTTCCTCGATCACCTGCAGGGCGTCGGTGGCCGCGGCAGGATCGCTGGCCGCGGCAGTGCGTCCCGCCTGGGCCCGGATCGCGATCGCCGAGACGTGGTGGGCGACCGTGTCGTGCAGATCGCGTGCCAGCCGCTCGCCTTCGAGGAGGCGTACCCGTTCCAGCTCGCGGGCACGGGAACTTGCCCGCCAACGGAAGGCCAGACCGAGGGTGCTGGTGGTGAGGACGACGGCTGCTGAGCCCCAGGCGTCGACCCAAGGGGCGGCCCCCACAGCACTTGGCGCGAGTACCGCGATAGCCAGCAACACGGCACCGGCGAGTACCGAGCGGACGCTCCCCCACCGCGGCACTGTATACACCAACACCAGCAGATACGCCGCGGAGACCAGGGCGAGGTCGGTCGAGATCAGTTGCCCGGCAACAATGCCTGCGCCGAGTGCCGTCGTGAGAACCGCCGTCGGATACCGACGCCGCCACAGGGTGGCGGGGAGCACGGCCACCAGCAGCACAGCCCACGGCCACTGCGATGGGATGTCGGTGCGCAGTAGTGTCTCGACCGCAACGAGGACTGGGACGATGGCCAGCAGTGCCCAGTCACGCCACACCCGCTGAGGCGGCCGGGGATCTGCAGCCGGCGCGTTCCACCACGAGCGGACCCCGCGCCTGTCCATGCCCCCATCATAGGGAGGCTTCACCTGCGTGCCGATCGCCGGATCACGATCTCGGCGATCACCATGTTGATGGCCCAGCCGGCTGTCATGAGCACGGTGGTCATGATGGTCCCGGGCATGCCGAGGGCGAGGGTCCACGGCAGGAATGTGAACACCTGGGTACCGGCGCCGAGGGCGATTGCGTACGCCCGGATCATCCACGCTCGATGCACACGGACGTTCCGCCGGCGGATTGCCAGTAGCCCGATCACGAGGCCGGCCACCATCAGCGCACCGACAATGACCCGGACGGCGGCGAGAGATGTCCCATTGCTTTCTGGCATCTCGTAGGTGATGGCCATCCATATACCCGAGAGCGCGGAGATCAGGCCCGCCGGAACGAGCACCCGGCCGGCGTACCGGTGCCAACGCTGCTGCCGCAGCGATGGGACGAACTGCGCGGCACCGAGAAGCAGGTACAGGGTGGACCCGACGATGTGCGCCACGATAGGGATAGGGGCATCGAAGAACCGGGCGTTCGCTGCGGTGACCGTGGCGCCAGATGCGAGTTCGCTCACGCGCAGCGCGCCATTGAGTACCGGGACCAGGGCCATGAAAAGAAGGCCAGCCGGAATCATCCATCCGGGCTGGCGGCGACGGTGAGGTGCGGGACGGTGAGCAGTCGACGTCGATGCTGGTGTGGGGGCCATATCTCGATCGTTGCGGTGCTCCAGCACCCGGCACATCGGTCATTCGGGTCGAACGAGGTCGGCCATTCGGCCGATCAGTGCCGCGCGGCCGTGACGGTCTCCACGGCAGCGCCGGCGACCCGTTCGGCGCAGCCGGGTGCAAATGGGGCGGGCATCGCGTAGTAGCGGTGTGCGTCGAGCACCTCGTAACCACCGTGGGCGTACTCGCCCGACGGCGGAAGGTAGCCGGGGACATCATCGGCGTAGCCGGCTATGAGTACCCGTTCGCCGACGCTCGCCTCGATCTGCGCCGCGGTCTCCAGGAACGGCTCACCAGGGAGGAACACGATGGGGACGCCGAGGTCGAGTGCGGTGATGTGCCCGGTCCAGGGTGCCGGATCATCCGGTACTCCGGCGATCGCCCAGTCGATCCACGCTTGTAGCACGCGCGCCAGGCCCGCTTCGGCTGTGCGCTGCTGCGCGCGCCAGCTGCGTACCTGCGCCGCTCGCTCAGCGGCATCCGGGCGAGCGAACGGAAGCAAGACCTGCCTGCGGACGCACCGGACGCCGTCGGCCCGCACCGGTTCCTCCTCTGCCGCGAGCGCCACGGCGGCCAGGTGACGGCCGATCCGGTCGGCTGCGCTCGGCGTTCGGTCCCCCGGTCCGGACTCCGCGTAGGAGGCCTCTGCAGGATCACCAGT
Protein-coding sequences here:
- a CDS encoding DUF2306 domain-containing protein, whose translation is MALVPVLNGALRVSELASGATVTAANARFFDAPIPIVAHIVGSTLYLLLGAAQFVPSLRQQRWHRYAGRVLVPAGLISALSGIWMAITYEMPESNGTSLAAVRVIVGALMVAGLVIGLLAIRRRNVRVHRAWMIRAYAIALGAGTQVFTFLPWTLALGMPGTIMTTVLMTAGWAINMVIAEIVIRRSARR
- a CDS encoding sensor histidine kinase, yielding MDRRGVRSWWNAPAADPRPPQRVWRDWALLAIVPVLVAVETLLRTDIPSQWPWAVLLVAVLPATLWRRRYPTAVLTTALGAGIVAGQLISTDLALVSAAYLLVLVYTVPRWGSVRSVLAGAVLLAIAVLAPSAVGAAPWVDAWGSAAVVLTTSTLGLAFRWRASSRARELERVRLLEGERLARDLHDTVAHHVSAIAIRAQAGRTAAASDPAAATDALQVIEEEASRALDEMRSIVRILRREDEPELAPLPGIADLSTLARSGTTVPVEVTITGNEAAVSPHVGAATYRIAQEALTNIRRHAQGATRALLTLRIDALAVHLEISDDGRLTHDPPSRGYGIAGMTERAALLGGRCIAGPGQTGGWIVTAALPLTGSPE
- the argC gene encoding N-acetyl-gamma-glutamyl-phosphate reductase — translated: MTVSVAIAGASGYAGGETLRLLLAHPEVEIGALTAHSNAGEPVGSHHPHLRAVAERTFMPTTAERLLGHDVVVLGLPHGASGAIAAELEEAGSDALILDLGADHRLTDAADWKAFYGSDHVGSWPYGMPELLHAGETGPARQRQALATATHVAVPGCNVTAVTLGIQPGVAAGVIDVSDVVAVLSVGYSGAGKAMKAHLTAAEGIGSAAPYAVGGTHRHVPEIEQNLRLAGASQVGLSFTPVLVPMSRGILATTTAPLAPGATPAQVRAAWERAYAGETFVQLLPEGQWPTTAATAGANTALVQVAVDERAGRVVTICAIDNLVKGTAGGAVQSMNLALGLPEAMGLTTEGVAP
- the def gene encoding peptide deformylase, yielding MNERSTTIVQGSEIADYPEIPPQARRGRALRVTEIGEDVLHRRCRDVTDFGTDELTTLVDDMFATMLVAEGVGLAANQVDVDLRLFVYDLTDSDGVRYVGHVANPDVEVLDLETEENEEGCLSVPGPGADLFRALHVRLRGVDIAGAPVEMTAHGYLARCFQHETDHLNGRLYVDLLSKRVRKRVLRDMEDMREEVLDRRDEVSAVHGKEPAIYSGR
- a CDS encoding neutral/alkaline non-lysosomal ceramidase N-terminal domain-containing protein; the encoded protein is MSGYAGRAGPSLGVHQPTSVRALVIDDVAIVALDVCAVHARTSEQITAAVRSWVRTCVVTATHTHAGPCVAFGRVGGHDARVHEALVVAAIRAVEEAASSRRPCEGRLARGYGAEVARNRRHPDRAIDPPVWRLTLRAGDLVIADLVSYPCHPVVLDASNRLIAADYPGALRAAMEQAHPGSVCVFLTGAAGDVNTGDPAEASYAESGPGDRTPSAADRIGRHLAAVALAAEEEPVRADGVRCVRRQVLLPFARPDAAERAAQVRSWRAQQRTAEAGLARVLQAWIDWAIAGVPDDPAPWTGHITALDLGVPIVFLPGEPFLETAAQIEASVGERVLIAGYADDVPGYLPPSGEYAHGGYEVLDAHRYYAMPAPFAPGCAERVAGAAVETVTAARH
- a CDS encoding response regulator, with amino-acid sequence MSIRVLVADDQEIVRTGLRMILDAQPGIEVIAEAEDGVQAVTLARELHPDVCLVDIRMPRADGLQVTRELAAAGVVDPIPVVVITTFDLDEYVYAALRHGARGFLLKNAGPAMLNEAVHAAARGDALIDPAVTVRLISRFAGPPTGTPSPSTANAPTAPLTAREDDVLAAVARGLGNTEIAGQLHISLSTVKTHIASLMAKLDARNRVELAIWAAERGLGQRPE
- the argJ gene encoding bifunctional glutamate N-acetyltransferase/amino-acid acetyltransferase ArgJ is translated as MTARNPHGVTSPAGFRAAGVTAGLKSSGSPDVALVVNDGPAKVGAAVFTTNRVVGAPVLWSRQVVSDGVVEAVLLNSGGANVCTGPAGFADTHHSAERAAKALGVSAADVLVCSTGLIGERLPMDKLLPGVDAAAAALTANGGPDAARAIMTTDTVPKTTHVVRDGWSVGGMAKGAGMLAPAMATMLSVITTDAVVDPAIAQRALHAATSVTFDRVDSDGCMSTSDTVALLASGASGVTPSEDELAEALTAACADLARQLVADAEGASHDIAVEVTGASSTDAALAVARAVTRSNLVKAAVFGNDPNWGRILAQVGTVPVEIAPFEADQVDVSINGVTICQAGAAAAERSLVDLAAEREVRILIDLHAGTASATVWTNDLTHDYVHENSAYST